The bacterium genome contains a region encoding:
- a CDS encoding protein kinase, with product MQKFNLLQKIGEGSFGEVWKAAPADGEEVALKYLRLDRNSPGFAAAVLLFKREFELLCELKHAHLARVLDFGFDESRSQYYFASEYCEGLPISEASRGRPLSWFEDALVQILSALDCIHSQGVVHLDLKPENILVQCREGKPFAKIIDFGVATRLQQGSSQGIGGSPAYMAPELFSAEPRIDPRMDLYSLGMLCLETLGGGLPFDQRQQREALDWHRRGSVPEKLWAAAALPAYQRELISNLLAKSPSDRFSSARAVLNFMNLATGGRYRDVEAEFHKNLPKEGPLVGRSELLRELRETLSRIFAPDSPARSELRFFCGERGIGKSRLLQEIRQMAALQEVPVFSLTCDWEISSWPKLAEAIGLPALAQDNLNEDWQRRRKVDCLREAAAARPFCLLIDDFHKADPEFRQTIEAMAVRDPALPASGHCFIAVATKDELEQGTRLKRLDREAVREYAEKLLGKTERSAGLAGRLGEYSGGLPLLMTEGLRYLADHAGSDAAGETAWPPELAGIYRERLAALAPEEREILNTVALVFQPVAEAELAAMLGLSPETLHQRAKEMLRGELLEQVAEAGKDRLSYRMASQALGLELIAMLDPEARSGFHRRIARGMMSRASASNEELGYHLAKAGMEEEAARRYREAGEKFLGRGEIASASRCLSKAQRLLAEGGEAWLELCLESARLATLTGQFRLAEEQLAKLEPYGSWKVCEQRGWLHFKRRDFSAAQAHYSEALASLPEGKLQERISIENALANTDLQCGRYEEAAERFRRTLVLEDSLPPEDRKFSNNGLGLALVLKGEAAEALAFYETRARQYFGRLKPEDEIALLNAKAYVNLQAGRYEEAISTLKRAMALAEQTGAMHALTSIMGNLITALLKESRYAESLPLLQKILAFQQRMGSARDVAYSFVRQGSIYLTLGMGESARSCFDSGRHFLAQTQDPGLAVWYSLMDGYWEREHGDPVKAEELFRRTAEEARAIGSAEIVSWADYARADLAYDRMDFAACQRLLGELRPPGQDKEFSARLHLLQAKLAAARSGADGESLFAGVESECRDGHFREILCELYHNWALARSRRQGTEAALPLLQQGVQIVESIVGSLPEEYRRRYLSQWRRKKLYEDLAAFQSSPKGLGSKLRGFLGRLSGRA from the coding sequence TTGCAAAAATTCAATCTTCTCCAGAAGATCGGCGAAGGCAGCTTCGGCGAGGTGTGGAAGGCCGCCCCAGCCGACGGCGAGGAAGTCGCCTTAAAGTACCTCCGGCTCGACCGGAATTCGCCCGGTTTTGCGGCGGCGGTCCTCCTTTTCAAGCGTGAATTCGAGCTGCTCTGCGAGCTGAAGCACGCCCATCTGGCCCGGGTCCTCGATTTCGGCTTCGACGAAAGCCGCTCCCAATATTATTTTGCCTCGGAATATTGCGAAGGCCTTCCGATTTCCGAGGCCAGCCGCGGCCGGCCGCTGAGCTGGTTCGAGGACGCCTTGGTCCAAATCCTTTCGGCTCTCGATTGCATTCATTCCCAAGGCGTGGTCCACCTCGACCTCAAGCCGGAGAACATCCTGGTCCAATGCCGTGAAGGGAAGCCTTTCGCCAAGATCATCGACTTCGGCGTCGCGACCCGGCTGCAGCAGGGCTCGAGCCAAGGCATCGGCGGCTCGCCGGCTTACATGGCGCCGGAGCTTTTCTCGGCCGAGCCGCGGATCGATCCGCGGATGGATCTCTATTCGCTGGGCATGCTCTGCCTCGAGACTCTCGGCGGCGGCTTGCCCTTCGATCAGCGGCAGCAGCGCGAGGCGCTCGATTGGCACCGCCGGGGTTCGGTGCCGGAGAAGCTTTGGGCCGCGGCCGCCTTGCCGGCCTATCAGCGGGAGCTGATCTCGAATCTATTGGCCAAGAGCCCCTCCGACCGTTTTTCCAGCGCCCGGGCCGTGCTCAATTTCATGAACCTGGCCACCGGCGGGCGTTACCGCGACGTCGAGGCCGAGTTTCATAAAAATCTTCCCAAGGAAGGCCCGCTGGTCGGGCGGAGCGAATTGCTCCGCGAGCTCCGCGAAACCCTGAGCCGGATCTTCGCGCCCGATTCGCCGGCTCGCTCCGAGCTGCGCTTCTTCTGCGGCGAGCGCGGCATCGGCAAGAGCCGCTTGCTCCAGGAAATCCGGCAAATGGCCGCGCTCCAAGAGGTGCCGGTCTTTAGCTTGACCTGCGATTGGGAGATTTCCTCCTGGCCGAAGCTGGCCGAAGCCATCGGGTTGCCGGCCTTGGCCCAGGACAACCTGAATGAGGACTGGCAGCGGCGCCGCAAGGTCGACTGCCTTCGCGAGGCCGCAGCGGCCCGGCCCTTTTGCCTGCTGATCGACGATTTTCACAAGGCCGATCCCGAGTTCCGCCAGACCATCGAGGCGATGGCGGTTCGCGATCCGGCGCTGCCCGCATCCGGCCATTGCTTCATCGCGGTCGCCACCAAGGACGAGCTGGAGCAAGGGACTCGTTTGAAGCGCCTCGACCGCGAGGCGGTGCGCGAATACGCCGAGAAGCTGCTGGGCAAGACCGAGCGCAGCGCCGGTTTGGCCGGCCGGCTCGGCGAATATTCCGGCGGCTTACCCCTGTTGATGACCGAGGGCTTGCGCTACTTGGCGGACCACGCCGGGTCCGATGCCGCCGGCGAAACGGCTTGGCCGCCGGAGCTCGCCGGCATTTACCGCGAGCGGCTGGCGGCCTTGGCGCCGGAAGAGCGCGAGATCCTCAACACCGTGGCCCTAGTCTTCCAGCCGGTGGCCGAGGCGGAGTTGGCGGCGATGCTGGGCTTAAGTCCCGAAACCCTCCACCAGCGAGCCAAGGAGATGCTGCGGGGCGAGCTGCTCGAGCAGGTCGCCGAAGCCGGCAAGGACCGGCTCTCTTATCGGATGGCGAGCCAAGCCCTGGGTCTCGAGTTGATCGCGATGCTCGATCCCGAGGCCAGGTCCGGATTCCACCGGCGCATCGCTCGGGGCATGATGAGCCGGGCTTCGGCTTCGAACGAGGAGCTGGGCTATCATTTGGCCAAGGCCGGGATGGAGGAGGAAGCGGCCCGGCGCTATCGCGAGGCCGGCGAGAAGTTCCTGGGCCGGGGCGAGATTGCCAGCGCCAGCCGCTGTCTCAGCAAGGCTCAGCGGCTTTTGGCCGAAGGTGGCGAGGCTTGGCTCGAGCTCTGCCTCGAGTCGGCCCGGCTCGCCACCCTGACCGGCCAATTTCGGCTGGCCGAAGAGCAGCTCGCGAAGCTCGAGCCTTACGGCTCCTGGAAAGTTTGCGAGCAGCGGGGCTGGCTCCATTTCAAGCGCCGCGACTTCTCGGCCGCCCAAGCGCACTACAGCGAGGCGCTGGCGAGCTTGCCCGAGGGAAAGCTCCAGGAACGGATCTCGATCGAAAACGCGCTGGCCAACACCGACCTGCAATGCGGCCGCTACGAGGAAGCCGCCGAGCGGTTTCGCCGGACCCTGGTCTTGGAGGATTCGCTCCCGCCCGAAGACCGGAAGTTCAGCAACAACGGCCTCGGCCTGGCCCTGGTGCTGAAAGGCGAAGCCGCCGAAGCGCTGGCCTTCTACGAAACCCGGGCTCGGCAATATTTCGGCCGGCTCAAGCCGGAGGACGAGATCGCGCTCCTTAACGCCAAGGCCTATGTCAATCTCCAAGCCGGCCGTTACGAGGAGGCCATCTCGACCTTGAAGCGGGCGATGGCGCTGGCCGAGCAGACCGGCGCCATGCACGCCTTGACTTCGATCATGGGCAACTTGATCACCGCCTTGCTCAAGGAAAGCCGCTATGCCGAGAGCTTGCCGCTGCTCCAGAAGATCCTGGCCTTTCAACAGCGGATGGGGAGCGCCCGCGACGTGGCCTACAGCTTCGTCCGCCAAGGCAGCATCTACCTGACCTTGGGCATGGGTGAGTCGGCGCGGAGCTGTTTCGACAGCGGCCGGCATTTCCTCGCTCAGACTCAGGATCCGGGACTTGCGGTTTGGTATTCCTTGATGGACGGCTACTGGGAAAGGGAGCACGGCGACCCGGTCAAGGCCGAGGAGCTTTTCCGGCGGACCGCCGAGGAAGCCAGGGCGATCGGCAGCGCCGAGATCGTCTCCTGGGCCGATTACGCCCGGGCCGATCTGGCCTATGACCGGATGGATTTCGCCGCCTGTCAGCGCCTGCTCGGCGAGCTGCGGCCGCCCGGTCAGGACAAGGAGTTTTCGGCCCGGCTCCATCTCCTGCAGGCCAAGCTGGCCGCGGCGCGGAGCGGCGCCGACGGCGAAAGCCTTTTCGCCGGCGTGGAGAGCGAGTGCCGCGACGGCCACTTCCGGGAAATACTCTGCGAGCTTTATCACAATTGGGCCTTGGCCCGAAGCCGGCGCCAGGGGACGGAGGCGGCCTTGCCCTTGCTGCAGCAAGGCGTCCAAATCGTCGAGTCGATCGTCGGTTCGCTGCCCGAGGAGTACCGGCGTCGCTACCTCAGCCAATGGCGCCGCAAGAAGCTTTATGAAGATTTGGCGGCCTTCCAATCTTCGCCCAAAGGACTTGGTTCGAAGCTACGGGGATTTTTGGGCCGGCTGTCGGGGCGGGCCTGA
- a CDS encoding response regulator → MSEENGVKKVVLIAEDDDDHFLLTKDAFLEVGSGAELYWVKDGVELLDYLLGRGAYTEPGNSPRPWLILLDLNMPRKDGRQALQEIKANPALQPIPLVVLTTSRNEEDVQLVYSLGGSFIRKPVRLEQIVEVIRSLSRYWLDTVEQPSLISKECISLRRNP, encoded by the coding sequence ATGAGTGAGGAAAACGGAGTCAAAAAGGTCGTCTTGATCGCCGAGGACGACGACGACCATTTCCTGCTGACCAAGGATGCTTTTCTCGAGGTCGGCTCGGGCGCCGAGCTCTATTGGGTGAAAGACGGGGTGGAGCTCCTCGACTACCTCCTGGGCCGCGGAGCCTACACCGAGCCGGGGAATTCGCCGCGTCCTTGGCTGATCCTGCTCGACTTGAACATGCCGCGAAAGGACGGCCGCCAGGCCTTGCAGGAGATCAAGGCCAACCCGGCCCTCCAGCCGATTCCGCTGGTGGTATTGACCACCTCGCGCAACGAGGAGGACGTCCAGCTCGTCTACAGCCTGGGCGGCAGCTTTATCCGCAAGCCGGTTCGGCTCGAGCAGATCGTCGAGGTGATCCGCTCGCTGAGCCGCTACTGGCTGGACACGGTGGAGCAGCCTTCGCTTATTTCCAAGGAATGTATATCTCTTCGGAGGAACCCTTAG
- a CDS encoding PAS domain-containing protein, with protein MEWKSNRRILCIAESPPVLQPPLSMHEVLHVKRLERAGEIMHQNRPDLVIYFIKDKGDDLEEHVLNWLIAGFRGKILLFDPQNRVKDSEALIHGQVIDEYHDGPIGQARFHTILKSHLAHDLRFASPRAMTTFDLFRNLFDRCLNAIFLFNESLNRCVTANLQAERMTGKSLEALRRMSLKQLCSEADYENQFLPVLRKAARSYYDVKGLTRFKNEEGEFKPVTFSCGIFDFGRKKFVKVEVQPGAELKREEKPKKSRRNPVEAHSTLH; from the coding sequence ATGGAATGGAAATCCAATCGCCGAATACTGTGCATTGCCGAATCGCCGCCGGTCCTTCAACCGCCCTTGTCGATGCACGAAGTCCTTCATGTCAAACGCTTGGAGAGAGCCGGTGAGATCATGCATCAAAATCGGCCCGACTTGGTGATTTACTTCATCAAGGATAAGGGCGACGACCTCGAAGAGCACGTCTTGAATTGGCTGATCGCCGGCTTCCGCGGCAAAATTCTGCTCTTCGATCCCCAAAACCGGGTGAAAGACAGCGAAGCCCTCATCCACGGCCAAGTGATCGACGAATACCACGACGGCCCGATCGGCCAGGCCCGCTTCCACACCATCCTCAAGAGCCATTTGGCTCACGACCTACGTTTTGCCTCGCCCCGGGCGATGACGACCTTCGATCTCTTTCGGAATTTATTCGACCGTTGTCTCAACGCCATCTTCCTCTTCAACGAAAGCCTGAATCGTTGCGTCACCGCCAACCTTCAAGCCGAGCGGATGACCGGAAAATCGCTGGAAGCGCTGCGGCGGATGAGCCTCAAGCAGCTCTGCTCCGAGGCCGACTATGAAAATCAGTTCTTGCCTGTCCTCCGGAAGGCCGCTCGCAGCTACTACGACGTGAAAGGCCTGACCCGCTTCAAGAACGAGGAGGGCGAGTTCAAGCCGGTGACCTTCAGCTGCGGCATCTTCGATTTCGGGCGGAAGAAGTTCGTCAAGGTCGAAGTCCAACCCGGCGCCGAGCTCAAAAGGGAGGAAAAACCAAAAAAAAGCCGGCGCAACCCGGTCGAAGCCCATTCCACCCTGCATTGA
- a CDS encoding patatin-like phospholipase family protein, with amino-acid sequence MARVLTHRDTKVAVSLGSGGIRMFAHISVLRFLEKLGAYKHIDELWGASGGAVVSLLYSMGLDAAALQQVTDHYFGNGKSTIRLAPTGVNIAMQMIREAVFPKGNGKPFSGFHNIHRELQSLIQEASRLQKGKLPCYLLAYNLETNRTDVLTPHEIPEGLYSDFIYRTDPLEAIIASSSVPVLFVPKTIEDTNGRRIYSDGGIGEEVPTLSIYKKWVLDREAGLEKRKRLLVIAVDLGSELSAMGIFENWLLKRVPTLRMTARLTDLVRKARIAEQKRVLLQDPNVELWEINFNLPQVGLLDTHDIPKVMEIAEAALPEHMSRINDSLLG; translated from the coding sequence ATGGCCCGAGTCCTCACCCACCGGGACACCAAGGTCGCCGTGTCATTGGGCAGCGGCGGCATCCGCATGTTCGCCCATATCTCGGTCCTGCGATTTCTCGAAAAGCTGGGGGCTTACAAGCATATCGACGAGCTTTGGGGGGCCAGCGGCGGCGCGGTCGTCAGCCTCCTCTACTCGATGGGGCTGGATGCGGCCGCCCTCCAGCAAGTGACCGACCATTATTTCGGAAACGGCAAAAGCACGATTCGCTTGGCCCCGACCGGGGTCAATATCGCCATGCAAATGATCCGGGAAGCGGTCTTTCCGAAAGGCAACGGCAAACCCTTCAGCGGATTCCACAACATTCATCGAGAGCTTCAAAGCCTGATTCAGGAAGCCTCGAGGTTGCAGAAGGGCAAGCTGCCTTGCTATTTGCTGGCTTATAACCTGGAGACCAATCGGACCGATGTCCTGACGCCCCATGAGATTCCCGAAGGGCTTTATTCCGATTTCATCTATCGCACCGATCCGCTGGAGGCGATCATCGCCTCGAGCTCGGTGCCGGTCCTCTTCGTTCCTAAAACCATCGAGGACACCAACGGCCGTCGGATTTACAGCGACGGCGGCATTGGCGAGGAGGTCCCGACCCTCTCGATCTATAAAAAATGGGTCCTTGACCGCGAGGCCGGCCTGGAGAAGCGCAAGCGGCTCTTGGTGATCGCGGTCGATCTGGGCTCGGAGCTTTCGGCGATGGGGATTTTCGAGAACTGGCTGCTGAAACGGGTGCCGACCTTGCGGATGACGGCCCGCTTGACCGACTTGGTTCGCAAGGCTCGGATCGCCGAACAGAAACGGGTGCTGCTCCAGGATCCCAATGTCGAGCTCTGGGAGATCAACTTCAACCTTCCCCAGGTCGGCCTCTTGGACACCCACGACATTCCCAAGGTGATGGAGATCGCCGAAGCGGCGCTGCCCGAGCACATGAGTCGGATCAACGATTCGCTGCTGGGGTAA
- a CDS encoding serine/threonine-protein kinase, translating to MDSLLALKAPAAAAENTPPQPVSPARQVLVDAQRFFTANPEQATASSNRELDSLSKEKDEELLAAGLVHFAGQLKGKKKLEGAAFIYSRLAESEVPAEQRQKAAAELGAMTGAGGSFGQRAEFLFSRFQEDSTSYQLIAPMLGATFLGQVAGSAALGRLLAPAARGSGGLLGSAWMARAGAASTGYLAEVSAFTVLGRALAPQTPGPWTDDFARGALTVGVFKFAGTAGQGLGKHMASTPYAPLNRISQTVLPQATALTGLMAAHRLEEKVGLRPHVEGQNLFFESLASLAALTVGARLGRGVLGEGFHQTQAELQLRSRQLSNTPRWPELFRPKPALALAGGLPGSFAPAEPPLGQVWAMAMNGNGNGGGGKKTGTFGSDRLSDGGVPARVRQSGYSKEPRPETLDPADVVEHYSLPPESNSTPAGSTVEVRDAYVGTVIGGRYRIDAMLAEGGMGMVYRGEMPAIERPVAIKLLKKESVENPEVVHRFLTEAKIVQKIDNPHIIDVLDFGQLDNGAYYLVMEFLKGKELSSLIDVDLGKTEPLERFLPIFRQIAEGLQAAHEAGVVHRDLKPENIYLVKRGNEKDFVKILDFGIAKVQTAAGNARLTQEGVAFGTPMYMSPEQVKGDPIDHRSDIYSFGAVLYEAVTAKMLWHHAKTIPEIYTLHLNNAPIPPRQMAANPEKIPEGLEAIILKCLQKEPDHRYQSMDEVIADIDLLQRNMAPQALNDIVVRKATSSPFANAAPFPGGANGQVLPTGSRHDPTMYIPRKKPFPKLAIGGSVVAAGALGAATYFLLSNGKDDSKTKGAAPSPEVTPPPVPTPEVAPIKPDATPAPEKIPVLLSVEPSDAKIFQDDKDLGKSPVLLQLEKGSKVELVVRREGYKIQAVTIDGSQDKVAVNLEKEGRANPRPSGNPRPKASNGPKTPKPKGSSEEIYIPWK from the coding sequence ATGGATTCGCTTCTCGCATTGAAGGCCCCGGCCGCGGCGGCCGAGAATACGCCTCCGCAACCGGTTTCACCCGCCCGACAAGTCCTGGTGGACGCTCAGCGGTTTTTCACCGCCAACCCGGAGCAGGCCACGGCTTCGTCGAACCGGGAGCTCGACTCCTTATCCAAGGAGAAGGATGAAGAGCTGCTCGCCGCCGGATTGGTGCATTTCGCCGGCCAGCTTAAGGGAAAGAAGAAGCTCGAAGGAGCGGCCTTCATTTATAGTCGTTTGGCTGAATCCGAAGTCCCGGCCGAGCAGCGCCAAAAGGCGGCGGCCGAGCTCGGCGCCATGACCGGCGCCGGCGGCAGCTTCGGCCAGCGAGCCGAGTTTCTTTTTTCGCGCTTCCAAGAAGATTCCACCAGCTACCAGCTGATCGCGCCGATGCTCGGCGCCACCTTCCTCGGCCAAGTCGCCGGCTCGGCGGCTTTGGGCCGCCTCTTGGCTCCGGCCGCCCGCGGCTCCGGCGGCTTGCTCGGCTCGGCCTGGATGGCCCGGGCCGGCGCCGCTTCGACCGGCTACCTCGCCGAAGTTTCGGCCTTCACCGTCCTCGGCCGGGCCCTCGCGCCCCAAACGCCGGGCCCCTGGACCGACGATTTCGCCCGTGGCGCCCTCACGGTCGGCGTCTTCAAATTCGCCGGCACCGCCGGCCAGGGTTTGGGCAAGCACATGGCCAGCACGCCTTACGCCCCGCTCAACCGGATTTCGCAGACCGTTCTTCCCCAGGCCACGGCCTTGACCGGCCTGATGGCCGCTCATCGCCTGGAAGAAAAGGTCGGCCTGCGGCCCCATGTCGAAGGCCAAAATCTTTTCTTCGAATCGCTGGCCTCGCTGGCCGCTTTAACGGTCGGCGCGCGGTTGGGCCGCGGCGTCCTTGGCGAAGGCTTTCATCAGACTCAGGCCGAGCTGCAGCTCCGCTCGCGCCAGCTCAGCAACACTCCGCGTTGGCCCGAGCTGTTTCGGCCCAAGCCAGCTCTGGCGCTGGCCGGCGGCCTGCCCGGCTCCTTCGCTCCGGCCGAGCCCCCGCTTGGCCAAGTTTGGGCGATGGCGATGAACGGCAACGGCAATGGTGGCGGCGGTAAGAAAACCGGGACTTTCGGTTCCGATCGCTTGTCCGACGGCGGCGTCCCGGCCCGGGTCCGGCAAAGCGGTTACTCCAAAGAACCTCGGCCCGAGACCCTCGATCCGGCCGACGTCGTCGAACATTACTCCTTGCCGCCGGAGTCCAACTCCACCCCCGCGGGCTCGACGGTCGAGGTCAGGGACGCCTATGTCGGGACCGTCATCGGCGGTCGCTATCGGATCGACGCCATGCTCGCCGAAGGCGGCATGGGCATGGTTTATCGGGGCGAGATGCCGGCGATCGAGCGGCCGGTGGCCATCAAGCTCTTAAAGAAGGAGTCGGTGGAAAATCCCGAGGTCGTCCACCGCTTCCTGACCGAGGCCAAGATCGTTCAAAAAATCGACAACCCCCACATCATCGATGTGCTGGATTTCGGCCAATTGGATAACGGCGCCTATTATTTGGTGATGGAATTTCTCAAGGGCAAGGAGCTCAGCAGCTTGATCGATGTGGACCTTGGGAAGACCGAGCCGCTGGAACGTTTCCTTCCGATCTTCCGTCAAATCGCCGAGGGCCTGCAGGCGGCTCATGAAGCCGGCGTCGTCCATCGCGATCTCAAGCCCGAGAATATTTACCTCGTCAAGCGCGGAAACGAGAAGGACTTCGTCAAGATCCTCGATTTCGGCATTGCCAAGGTCCAAACCGCCGCCGGCAATGCGCGTCTCACCCAAGAGGGGGTTGCCTTCGGAACCCCGATGTATATGTCGCCGGAACAAGTGAAAGGCGATCCGATCGACCATCGCAGCGACATTTACTCCTTTGGAGCCGTGCTCTATGAGGCGGTCACCGCCAAGATGCTCTGGCACCATGCCAAGACCATTCCCGAAATCTACACCTTGCATCTGAACAACGCGCCCATTCCACCGCGACAAATGGCCGCTAACCCGGAGAAAATTCCGGAAGGCCTCGAAGCGATCATCCTCAAGTGCCTCCAAAAGGAGCCGGATCATCGCTACCAGTCGATGGATGAGGTCATCGCCGACATCGACTTGCTGCAGAGAAACATGGCGCCGCAAGCCCTGAACGACATCGTGGTCCGGAAGGCCACCTCGAGCCCCTTCGCCAACGCGGCGCCCTTCCCGGGCGGAGCCAATGGCCAGGTGCTGCCCACCGGCTCGCGCCATGACCCGACCATGTATATCCCGCGCAAAAAGCCCTTCCCCAAGCTGGCCATCGGCGGAAGCGTGGTTGCTGCCGGGGCGCTAGGAGCCGCGACCTATTTCTTGCTCAGCAACGGCAAGGACGATTCGAAGACCAAGGGGGCGGCGCCAAGCCCTGAGGTGACCCCGCCGCCGGTCCCGACGCCCGAGGTGGCTCCGATCAAGCCCGACGCGACGCCGGCCCCGGAAAAAATCCCGGTCCTGCTCTCGGTCGAGCCGTCCGACGCCAAGATCTTCCAAGACGACAAGGATTTGGGGAAGAGCCCGGTCCTGCTTCAGCTGGAGAAAGGCTCCAAGGTCGAGCTGGTGGTGCGCCGCGAAGGCTACAAGATCCAGGCCGTCACCATCGACGGCTCCCAGGACAAGGTCGCGGTGAACCTCGAGAAAGAAGGCCGCGCGAACCCTCGTCCCTCGGGCAACCCCCGTCCCAAGGCCTCCAATGGCCCCAAGACTCCGAAGCCTAAGGGTTCCTCCGAAGAGATATACATTCCTTGGAAATAA